In Leptospira selangorensis, the genomic window ATTCTTAGAGAGGAGTTTTTGGATCCGTTAGAGGTAACACCATATAGACTTGCAAAAGAACTACATGTTTCAACCTCTACAGTATTGGAGATTTTGCACGGTAAGCGTAAAATCACAGTAGATATGTCTTTGAGATTAGCTAAGTTTTTTGGAATGTCCGATAAGTTTTGGATAAATCTTCAAAATGATTTAGAAATAAGGAA contains:
- a CDS encoding HigA family addiction module antitoxin, with amino-acid sequence MKTKRIPTPTVSQILREEFLDPLEVTPYRLAKELHVSTSTVLEILHGKRKITVDMSLRLAKFFGMSDKFWINLQNDLEIRKQKEKLKLKLDSIQTLQRTG